From Novosphingobium decolorationis, one genomic window encodes:
- a CDS encoding FmdB family zinc ribbon protein translates to MPIYDFRCPSCSAEFELLVRSGDAAACPRCDGGGLNRLVSRVSPPGKSKALAAAGRAAAKREGHLSNF, encoded by the coding sequence ATGCCGATCTACGATTTTCGCTGCCCGTCCTGCTCTGCCGAGTTCGAACTGCTGGTGCGTTCGGGCGATGCCGCGGCGTGTCCGCGCTGCGATGGCGGGGGTCTCAACCGACTGGTTTCGCGCGTTTCCCCACCGGGAAAGTCCAAAGCGCTCGCGGCTGCAGGTCGAGCCGCGGCGAAGCGGGAAGGGCATCTGAGCAACTTCTAG
- a CDS encoding FecCD family ABC transporter permease: MTQFRLNLLLLLGLALVVPLSLLAGRVWINPLSPETHNASLILMHLRLPRAVLAVTLGAGLGLTGAAMQAYLRNPLADPGLFGIAPGAALGAVLSFWTGYAASPWLLPVFALLGASGAMLLLALIAGRGGGVALFTLAGLMVSSLAGALMSLAISLSPSPFAMTEIVTWMMGALADRSWREVWIAVPCTLAGAAAIYAARRSLDALTLGEVAARSLGVDPLILQLQIIAGVGLIIGSGVAVAGIIGFVGLMVPHLVRPLTDRRPSSLLVPSAIAGALLLLVADCLCRILPLASGELRLGIALSLLGTPFFLVLLLRMRKGLSW; this comes from the coding sequence ATGACCCAGTTTCGCCTCAACCTGTTGTTGCTCCTCGGGCTTGCCCTTGTTGTGCCGCTCTCGCTTCTTGCCGGGCGCGTGTGGATCAACCCACTTTCGCCCGAGACGCACAACGCCTCGCTCATCCTGATGCACCTGCGTCTGCCGCGCGCGGTCCTGGCCGTGACGCTGGGCGCGGGGCTTGGCCTGACAGGGGCGGCGATGCAGGCGTACCTGCGCAACCCGCTCGCCGATCCCGGGCTTTTCGGCATTGCGCCGGGCGCGGCGCTGGGCGCGGTGCTCAGTTTCTGGACCGGCTACGCGGCCTCGCCCTGGTTGCTCCCGGTCTTTGCTCTGCTGGGAGCTTCGGGCGCGATGCTGCTGCTCGCCCTCATTGCCGGGCGCGGCGGCGGGGTGGCCCTGTTCACGCTGGCGGGCCTCATGGTCTCCAGCCTTGCCGGGGCCCTGATGAGCCTGGCCATCAGTCTTTCGCCTTCGCCCTTCGCGATGACCGAGATCGTCACCTGGATGATGGGGGCGCTGGCCGACCGGTCCTGGCGCGAGGTCTGGATTGCGGTGCCCTGTACCCTGGCCGGTGCCGCGGCGATCTACGCCGCGCGGCGCAGCCTTGATGCCCTCACGCTGGGCGAGGTGGCGGCCCGTTCGCTCGGTGTCGATCCGCTGATCCTGCAGTTGCAGATCATTGCCGGGGTTGGCCTCATCATCGGTTCAGGGGTGGCGGTCGCCGGGATCATCGGCTTCGTCGGGCTCATGGTGCCGCACCTCGTGCGCCCCTTGACCGACCGGCGGCCGAGTTCGCTGCTGGTGCCGAGCGCGATTGCCGGGGCTCTGCTGCTGTTGGTCGCCGATTGTCTGTGCCGTATCCTCCCGCTCGCCAGCGGAGAGCTGCGTCTGGGCATCGCGCTCAGCCTTCTGGGAACGCCCTTTTTCCTTGTCCTGCTGCTGCGCATGCGCAAGGGGCTGAGCTGGTGA
- a CDS encoding M3 family metallopeptidase, with the protein MKKRLLAAAAPAVLATLALSGTAAMTISTAHAASDTAYDGIFAQPSTLPFQAPDFTKIRDTDWQPAIEAGIAQKRAEMKAIADNPEAPTFENTLVAMQRAGVLYDRVYNVFGQLTSAATNDTLDAIDTAVSPQISSMQDDIYLDPKLFARVKAVHDSAAGKALTGEDAMLLKTEYAKFVHRGALLSAAKKAELKAMNTQISKLETEFAQQLTQANNAHAVVFDSAEELAGLTEGQIASAAKRAKEEGKPGKYVLPLINFTQQPVLASLTNRDSRRRVFEESINRASSGDEFDTTGIVTKLATLRAKKAELLGQPNFGTFQMYDRMINTPEKAMTFMSGFTPALRTTQDREAALLLDAAKADGVTTLQPWDWTYYAEKVRKAKYDLDESAIKPYFEVYNVLENGVFYAASQTYGLSFKRRTDIPVYHETMRVYEVTDKDGSALGLFYFDPFSRPSKRGGAWMNNFVEQSDLLGNTPVIANTLNIDPPAEGEPALASWDNVTTMFHEFGHALHGFFASQTYPALSGTNTARDFVEFPSQFNENFATVPEVLAHYAKHYETGAPLPEGTIDKINAASKFNQSVGFGETLEAAMLDIKWHTLSPQEAAQDPMAFEKQALYSMGLRSDLIPPRYRTPYFRHIWDNGYASGYYSYIWTELLAHDGWDWVAKHGGMTRANGDHIRASFLGQGHSKDLDVLYRDFTGHDPQIGPMLEARGLSEK; encoded by the coding sequence ATGAAGAAACGGCTCCTTGCAGCCGCAGCGCCCGCTGTCCTCGCCACTCTTGCCCTTTCGGGAACAGCTGCCATGACGATCTCCACCGCACATGCCGCGAGCGATACCGCCTACGACGGGATCTTCGCCCAGCCGAGCACGCTGCCCTTCCAGGCCCCGGACTTCACGAAGATCCGCGATACCGACTGGCAGCCCGCAATCGAGGCGGGCATTGCCCAGAAGCGCGCCGAGATGAAGGCCATTGCCGACAATCCCGAAGCGCCGACCTTCGAGAACACGCTGGTCGCCATGCAGCGCGCGGGCGTCCTCTACGACCGCGTCTACAATGTCTTCGGCCAGCTCACTTCGGCGGCCACCAACGACACACTCGACGCCATCGACACCGCGGTCTCGCCGCAGATCTCCTCCATGCAGGACGACATCTACCTCGACCCCAAGCTCTTCGCCCGGGTCAAGGCGGTCCACGACAGCGCCGCGGGCAAGGCCCTGACTGGCGAGGACGCGATGCTGCTCAAGACCGAGTACGCCAAGTTCGTCCACCGCGGCGCACTCCTCTCGGCCGCGAAGAAGGCCGAACTCAAGGCGATGAACACGCAGATCTCCAAGCTGGAGACCGAGTTCGCGCAGCAGCTGACCCAGGCCAACAACGCCCACGCCGTCGTCTTCGACAGCGCCGAAGAGCTCGCCGGACTTACCGAGGGGCAGATTGCCTCGGCCGCCAAGCGCGCCAAGGAGGAAGGCAAGCCCGGCAAGTACGTGCTGCCGCTGATCAACTTCACCCAGCAACCCGTGCTCGCGAGCCTCACCAACCGCGACAGCCGCCGCCGCGTCTTCGAGGAGAGCATCAACCGCGCCTCCTCGGGCGATGAATTCGACACCACCGGCATCGTGACGAAGCTGGCCACGCTGCGCGCGAAGAAGGCCGAGCTGCTGGGCCAGCCTAACTTCGGCACCTTCCAGATGTACGACCGCATGATCAACACGCCGGAAAAGGCGATGACGTTCATGTCGGGCTTCACGCCTGCGCTGCGCACGACGCAGGACCGCGAAGCCGCGCTTCTGCTCGATGCCGCCAAGGCCGATGGCGTGACCACGCTGCAGCCCTGGGACTGGACCTACTACGCCGAGAAGGTGCGCAAGGCGAAGTACGACCTCGATGAAAGCGCGATCAAGCCTTACTTCGAGGTCTACAACGTGTTGGAGAACGGCGTGTTCTACGCCGCGAGCCAGACCTATGGCCTCAGCTTCAAGCGCCGCACCGACATTCCCGTCTACCACGAGACGATGCGCGTCTACGAAGTGACCGACAAGGACGGCAGCGCGCTCGGCCTGTTTTACTTCGACCCGTTCTCGCGCCCCTCCAAGCGCGGTGGTGCGTGGATGAACAACTTCGTCGAGCAGTCCGACCTCCTCGGCAACACGCCGGTCATCGCCAACACGCTCAACATCGATCCGCCCGCCGAGGGTGAGCCGGCGCTGGCAAGCTGGGACAACGTGACCACGATGTTCCACGAATTCGGCCACGCGCTCCACGGCTTCTTCGCAAGCCAGACCTACCCGGCGCTCTCGGGCACCAACACCGCCCGCGACTTCGTGGAGTTCCCGAGCCAGTTCAACGAGAACTTCGCGACCGTCCCCGAAGTGCTGGCCCATTACGCCAAGCATTACGAGACCGGCGCCCCGCTTCCCGAAGGCACGATCGACAAGATCAACGCGGCATCCAAGTTCAACCAGTCGGTGGGCTTTGGCGAGACTCTGGAAGCGGCCATGCTCGACATCAAGTGGCACACGCTGAGCCCGCAAGAGGCTGCGCAGGACCCGATGGCGTTTGAAAAGCAGGCGCTCTACTCGATGGGCCTTCGCAGCGATCTCATCCCGCCCCGCTACCGCACGCCGTACTTCCGCCATATCTGGGACAACGGCTATGCCTCGGGCTACTACTCGTACATCTGGACCGAGCTGCTTGCCCACGACGGCTGGGACTGGGTCGCCAAGCATGGTGGCATGACCCGCGCCAACGGCGATCACATCCGCGCGAGCTTCCTGGGTCAGGGCCATTCGAAGGACCTCGACGTGCTCTACCGCGACTTCACCGGCCACGATCCCCAGATCGGACCGATGCTCGAGGCGCGCGGCCTGTCGGAGAAGTAG
- a CDS encoding M28 family metallopeptidase — MHTRSLLSLALALAASPLLSTPTQANSPTPPAISVDAARIARDVTTLTQDVFEGRAPGTRGDDRTIGYLIARMQDLGLEPAGPDGSWVQPVPLLHTALGKARTLSFATPKGELAVDQTKDIYVSTLRSEDSAVLAKAPVVFVGYGVDAPEREWDDFKGMDLAGKVLVFLVNDPDFNATPDMDPYGKFGGRTMTYYGRWRYKFEEAERQGAVGALVIHETEGAGYGWNVVESPGGENFDVVKPAGEVTPLQLQGWMSGATAQDLFTRAGLDLAALQAQARSKDFRPVPLEGVTFSADVPVTHEEITSHNVLGKIPGTSRPDEAVIYGAHWDAYGKGQPDELGRIYRAGANDDALGVAALLDIARVMKARPAPARSVVFAAWTAEERGLLGSEYYAANPVLPLEKTVANLAIDILQTAGPAKDVILVGEGQNTLEDDMARVAATQGRTVTPEGLPERGLFYRADHFSFAKRGVPVMLLMGIAGAADLETGGREAGQAWIDTYTGDCYHQACDAIGSDWDLAGAVQDIDLIGQIGWELASTPRWPQWKAGSEFKARREESAAERN; from the coding sequence ATGCACACCCGGTCCCTTCTGTCGCTGGCCCTGGCGCTGGCCGCGAGCCCCCTTCTCTCCACGCCCACGCAGGCAAATTCGCCTACGCCGCCTGCCATCTCGGTCGATGCGGCGCGGATCGCGCGCGATGTGACGACCCTGACGCAAGACGTCTTTGAAGGGCGCGCACCGGGAACGCGCGGCGATGACCGCACCATCGGCTACCTGATCGCGCGCATGCAGGACCTCGGCCTTGAACCGGCCGGGCCGGACGGCAGCTGGGTCCAGCCCGTCCCCCTCCTCCACACAGCGCTCGGCAAGGCACGCACGCTTTCCTTCGCCACACCGAAAGGCGAACTTGCCGTCGATCAGACCAAGGACATCTACGTCTCGACCCTGCGCAGCGAGGACAGCGCGGTCCTCGCCAAGGCACCGGTCGTCTTCGTAGGCTACGGCGTTGATGCGCCCGAGCGCGAATGGGACGACTTCAAAGGCATGGACCTTGCGGGCAAGGTCCTCGTCTTCCTCGTCAACGACCCCGACTTCAACGCTACCCCGGACATGGATCCCTATGGCAAGTTCGGCGGGCGCACGATGACCTACTACGGGCGCTGGCGCTACAAGTTCGAGGAAGCGGAACGTCAGGGCGCGGTCGGCGCGCTGGTGATCCACGAGACCGAAGGGGCGGGCTACGGCTGGAACGTCGTCGAGAGCCCGGGCGGCGAAAACTTCGACGTGGTCAAGCCCGCAGGCGAAGTGACCCCGCTCCAGCTCCAAGGCTGGATGTCGGGCGCGACCGCGCAGGACCTCTTCACCCGCGCTGGGCTCGATCTGGCGGCCCTCCAGGCACAGGCGCGCTCGAAGGACTTTCGCCCCGTGCCGCTGGAAGGCGTGACTTTCTCCGCCGACGTTCCCGTCACCCACGAGGAAATCACCAGCCACAACGTGCTAGGCAAGATCCCGGGCACCAGCCGCCCCGACGAGGCCGTGATCTATGGCGCGCACTGGGACGCCTACGGCAAGGGCCAGCCGGACGAACTGGGCCGCATCTACCGTGCAGGCGCCAACGACGATGCGCTGGGCGTCGCCGCGCTGCTCGACATCGCGCGCGTCATGAAGGCGCGTCCCGCGCCTGCGCGCTCGGTCGTCTTCGCCGCCTGGACCGCCGAGGAGCGCGGCCTCCTGGGCTCGGAATACTACGCGGCCAACCCCGTCCTCCCGCTCGAGAAGACCGTGGCCAACCTTGCCATCGACATTCTCCAGACCGCGGGCCCTGCGAAGGACGTGATCCTCGTTGGCGAAGGGCAGAACACGCTGGAAGACGACATGGCGCGCGTAGCCGCCACCCAAGGACGCACCGTCACGCCCGAGGGCCTGCCCGAACGCGGGCTGTTCTACCGCGCCGACCACTTCTCCTTCGCCAAACGCGGCGTACCAGTGATGCTGCTCATGGGCATCGCCGGAGCCGCGGACCTGGAAACTGGCGGACGTGAGGCAGGCCAGGCCTGGATCGATACCTACACGGGTGACTGCTACCACCAGGCCTGCGATGCCATCGGTTCGGACTGGGATCTCGCGGGCGCGGTGCAGGACATCGACCTGATTGGCCAGATCGGGTGGGAGCTGGCGAGCACGCCGCGCTGGCCGCAATGGAAGGCCGGCTCTGAATTCAAGGCCCGGCGCGAGGAAAGCGCGGCCGAACGCAACTGA
- a CDS encoding ABC transporter ATP-binding protein — MSLATENLCVGERLRNVSIQCRRGMVTAICGPNGAGKSTLLSCLADLQEASSGRVILGEQPMRFKSPRERAQWLGYLPQAPDVAWDVAVEVLVSLGRLPWSDAPAGENAKAIEDAISAMDLEELRHRPVSRLSGGERARALMARVLATQPGWLLADEPLASLDLGHAAALMRRFRQQAQQGRGVVLVLHDLATAMNHADCVVVLDKGEVVAEGPPETALTREIVSRVWKCRAQWLGDPGERALSIASPSLASERGMRILD, encoded by the coding sequence GTGAGCCTGGCGACGGAAAACCTGTGCGTGGGCGAGCGCTTGCGCAACGTTTCGATCCAGTGCCGTCGCGGCATGGTCACCGCGATCTGTGGCCCCAATGGGGCGGGCAAGTCGACGCTGCTGTCCTGTCTTGCGGACCTGCAGGAGGCCAGTTCGGGCCGGGTCATTCTGGGTGAGCAGCCCATGCGTTTCAAATCCCCGCGCGAGCGGGCGCAGTGGCTGGGCTATCTGCCCCAGGCCCCCGATGTGGCCTGGGACGTGGCGGTGGAGGTGCTCGTCTCGCTGGGCCGTCTGCCCTGGAGCGATGCGCCGGCCGGGGAAAACGCAAAGGCCATCGAGGATGCCATTTCGGCGATGGACCTGGAAGAGCTGCGGCACCGCCCGGTTTCGCGCTTGTCCGGTGGTGAGCGGGCACGGGCGCTCATGGCCCGCGTGCTGGCGACGCAGCCCGGCTGGCTTCTGGCCGATGAACCACTCGCCAGTCTGGACCTGGGCCACGCGGCCGCGCTGATGCGCCGTTTCCGGCAGCAGGCGCAGCAGGGGCGCGGCGTGGTGCTGGTCCTTCACGATCTTGCCACCGCGATGAACCATGCCGATTGCGTGGTCGTGCTCGACAAGGGCGAGGTCGTCGCCGAGGGACCGCCCGAAACCGCGCTGACCCGCGAGATTGTCAGCCGCGTCTGGAAGTGCCGTGCCCAGTGGCTGGGCGATCCGGGCGAGCGCGCGCTTTCGATCGCCTCGCCCTCGCTGGCGAGCGAGCGGGGGATGCGCATCCTCGACTAG
- a CDS encoding TonB-dependent receptor plug domain-containing protein, whose amino-acid sequence MKSRYFVGAALGVVLAPVCAQAAEAGPLDETIVVAATRTEVPLSQVGQSVSVVTREDIERTQATTASEVLSRLPGLQVTNSGGFGQPSSVFIRGADNAQSLVLIDGVRVNDPGDVGGGFDFGALTIAQFDRVEVVRGSSGVLYGSRAIGGVINLVTQRPEEEWHGRASAEYGWRDRRQVSASAAGLVGPVGLTVGGNWLKGDGYSAFNEDRGATEKDGFESKSLNARAQVELTEGLSIDGGTFWTRANYDYDNTGADALNVGFKRDLTGYANIRYAGLDDRLHARVGYGVVDTRRISDARENGTNETNGKTERFEGQLEFTPITFVSVLVGAETEKQNFNGAFTYSGVVSASNDSMSIDSLFANLTLRPVTGLTLNGGLRYDDNSQFGDRTTFAANGVYAFAGDEGPVIRASYGEGFKAPSLYQLFTNIGSQQLDPETSKSWDVGIEQPFAEGHGVLSVNYFDRKAKNQIEYRTIDFYTWEGAYFNISRARAKGLEVAMQVHDWQGFDLNLAYTYLDAKNGTTGYRLARRAKNNMTVSLDKRWDVNEFGGLRLGAELRVGGGRWDDLDNAQWVEGNTVVNLRGSFAVTQNVEVFARMENLFDEHYEVVRTYGTPGRSAYAGVRVKM is encoded by the coding sequence ATGAAGAGCCGTTATTTCGTGGGCGCCGCATTGGGCGTGGTCCTCGCACCTGTCTGTGCGCAGGCCGCCGAGGCCGGACCGCTCGACGAGACGATCGTGGTCGCCGCGACGCGCACCGAGGTCCCGCTCAGCCAGGTCGGCCAGTCGGTCAGCGTGGTGACGCGCGAGGACATCGAGCGCACCCAGGCGACCACCGCCAGCGAAGTGCTGTCGCGCCTGCCGGGCCTGCAGGTCACCAATTCGGGCGGCTTCGGCCAGCCTTCCAGCGTGTTCATCCGCGGCGCCGACAACGCGCAGAGCCTGGTCCTGATCGACGGCGTGCGCGTCAACGATCCGGGCGACGTGGGCGGCGGTTTTGACTTCGGTGCGCTCACCATCGCCCAGTTCGACCGGGTCGAGGTGGTGCGCGGGTCCTCGGGCGTGCTCTACGGCAGCCGGGCCATCGGCGGTGTCATCAACCTTGTCACCCAGCGTCCCGAGGAAGAGTGGCACGGCCGCGCGAGCGCTGAATATGGCTGGCGTGATCGCCGCCAGGTCTCGGCCTCGGCAGCGGGCCTGGTCGGCCCGGTCGGCCTGACGGTGGGCGGCAACTGGCTCAAGGGCGATGGCTATTCCGCCTTCAACGAGGATCGCGGCGCCACCGAGAAGGACGGCTTTGAAAGCAAGAGCCTGAATGCCCGCGCGCAGGTGGAACTGACCGAGGGCCTCTCCATCGACGGCGGCACCTTCTGGACCCGCGCCAACTACGACTACGACAATACCGGAGCCGACGCGCTCAATGTCGGGTTCAAGCGCGATCTGACGGGCTATGCCAACATCCGCTACGCCGGGCTCGATGACCGCCTGCACGCGCGCGTGGGTTATGGCGTGGTCGACACGCGCCGCATCTCGGACGCAAGGGAAAATGGCACGAACGAGACCAACGGCAAAACAGAGCGCTTCGAGGGGCAGCTCGAATTTACACCGATTACGTTTGTCAGCGTTCTGGTCGGTGCGGAGACGGAGAAGCAGAACTTCAATGGCGCGTTTACTTATAGCGGGGTAGTCTCAGCTTCGAACGACTCGATGAGCATCGACAGCCTTTTTGCCAATCTGACGCTGCGCCCGGTCACCGGCCTCACGCTCAATGGTGGCCTGCGCTACGATGACAATTCGCAGTTCGGGGACCGCACGACTTTTGCCGCGAATGGCGTCTATGCCTTTGCGGGTGACGAAGGGCCTGTGATCCGGGCCAGCTATGGCGAGGGCTTCAAGGCGCCGTCGCTCTACCAGCTATTCACTAATATCGGTTCTCAGCAGCTCGACCCGGAAACGTCGAAGAGCTGGGACGTGGGTATCGAACAGCCCTTCGCGGAAGGCCACGGTGTGCTGTCCGTGAACTACTTTGATCGCAAGGCCAAGAACCAGATCGAATACAGGACAATTGATTTCTATACCTGGGAAGGGGCCTATTTCAATATCTCCCGCGCGCGAGCGAAGGGTTTGGAAGTGGCCATGCAGGTCCATGACTGGCAAGGTTTCGACCTGAACCTTGCGTACACCTATCTTGATGCAAAGAACGGGACCACGGGGTATCGCCTTGCGCGGCGTGCGAAGAACAACATGACCGTAAGTCTCGATAAGCGCTGGGACGTGAACGAGTTCGGCGGGCTTCGCCTTGGCGCTGAACTGCGTGTTGGAGGCGGGCGCTGGGATGATTTGGACAACGCCCAGTGGGTCGAAGGCAACACGGTCGTGAACCTGCGCGGGTCCTTCGCGGTCACGCAGAACGTCGAGGTCTTCGCGCGCATGGAGAACCTCTTTGACGAGCACTACGAAGTGGTGCGCACCTACGGCACGCCGGGCCGCTCGGCCTATGCGGGTGTGCGCGTGAAGATGTGA
- a CDS encoding septal ring lytic transglycosylase RlpA family protein, which translates to MRALPLTTALACLALSACGGGTKYRPVSDTPVRIGPSYQVRGERYTPRAQPDYDMLGYAAWYGSESGSQTANGEKFHPAWITAAHRDLPLPTYVEVTALDTGRRILVRVNDRGPFAASSRIIDLSRGAAEELGIRAKGVAAVRVRRVEPEAKDRERLREGKPARKLPPLDTRALGNLQRQFERGVGAL; encoded by the coding sequence GTGCGCGCCCTTCCCCTCACCACCGCACTCGCCTGCCTCGCCCTGAGCGCCTGCGGGGGCGGTACGAAATACCGCCCGGTCAGCGACACACCCGTGCGTATCGGCCCCAGCTACCAGGTGCGCGGGGAACGCTACACGCCGCGTGCCCAGCCCGACTACGACATGCTCGGCTATGCCGCCTGGTACGGCAGCGAGAGCGGCAGCCAGACCGCCAACGGGGAGAAGTTTCACCCGGCCTGGATCACCGCCGCGCACCGCGACCTGCCGCTGCCGACCTACGTCGAGGTCACCGCGCTCGACACCGGGCGGCGCATCCTCGTGCGGGTCAACGATCGGGGGCCGTTTGCTGCGAGCTCGCGCATCATCGACCTCTCGCGCGGGGCGGCCGAGGAACTGGGCATTCGCGCCAAGGGCGTCGCCGCCGTACGGGTTCGCCGCGTCGAGCCCGAGGCGAAGGACCGCGAGCGTCTGCGCGAAGGCAAGCCTGCCCGCAAGCTGCCCCCTCTCGACACGCGCGCACTCGGCAATCTGCAACGCCAGTTCGAACGGGGCGTCGGCGCGCTCTGA
- a CDS encoding ABC transporter substrate-binding protein — MTCTIPPASWRAAAARAGWALLGSLLLSACSGAPARPQEQGEGASSGGKRPSIVSLNPCTDAILAEVTAPGQLLAISGYSHDPSSTSMGLEAAARYRGVSGSVEEVAALAPDVVVAGSFLAPPTANALRDLGIRVVLEPIVSDVEGAREQVRMLAELSGDKAAGERLVARIDDALRRNAAPADWTPVPSLVWESAGLVAGNDTLVVDLLEHSGFVNSAGARGLGQAEFLPLEQVLADPPRVIFAVGNPLAEEDRMLHHPVLADMKNTLRIPLSRSLIWCGGPTVPRLLDRLGRARRAWLGRHGDTREGAEDAGHARGFVQKDT, encoded by the coding sequence GTGACCTGTACCATTCCTCCTGCTTCCTGGCGTGCCGCTGCGGCGCGCGCAGGCTGGGCGCTCCTTGGCTCGCTGCTGCTGAGCGCGTGCAGCGGCGCGCCCGCGCGTCCGCAGGAGCAGGGGGAAGGGGCGTCCTCGGGGGGGAAGCGGCCGAGCATCGTCTCGCTCAACCCCTGCACCGATGCCATCCTGGCCGAGGTCACCGCGCCCGGCCAGCTGCTCGCGATTTCCGGTTACAGCCACGATCCCTCCAGCACCTCGATGGGGCTGGAGGCTGCCGCGCGCTACCGCGGGGTCTCGGGCTCGGTCGAAGAGGTTGCCGCGCTCGCACCCGATGTCGTTGTGGCAGGGAGCTTCCTCGCCCCGCCGACCGCCAACGCCTTGCGCGATCTGGGCATCCGCGTTGTCCTTGAACCCATCGTCTCGGACGTGGAGGGCGCACGTGAGCAGGTGCGCATGCTGGCCGAGTTGAGCGGGGACAAGGCGGCAGGCGAACGGCTTGTCGCGCGGATTGACGACGCGCTCAGGCGCAACGCCGCGCCGGCGGACTGGACCCCGGTTCCCTCGCTGGTCTGGGAATCGGCGGGGCTGGTCGCAGGCAACGACACCCTGGTGGTGGACCTTCTTGAACATTCCGGCTTCGTCAACAGCGCGGGTGCACGCGGGCTTGGGCAGGCTGAGTTTCTGCCTCTTGAACAGGTGCTTGCCGATCCGCCGCGCGTTATATTCGCGGTCGGCAATCCGCTGGCCGAGGAGGACCGCATGCTCCATCATCCGGTTCTGGCCGATATGAAGAACACGCTGCGCATCCCGCTCTCGCGCTCGCTGATCTGGTGTGGCGGACCGACCGTGCCCCGCCTGCTCGACCGGCTGGGCCGCGCGCGCCGCGCCTGGCTTGGCCGTCACGGGGACACGCGCGAAGGCGCAGAGGACGCGGGGCACGCAAGGGGCTTTGTGCAGAAGGACACATGA